One region of Micromonospora lupini genomic DNA includes:
- a CDS encoding glycosyltransferase family protein, whose translation MVGIVQARMGSSRLPGKVLRPLAGRSVLGRVVRAARDSGVLADLVVATSTDTVDDAVVDECRRLGVPCHRGPVDDVLGRFVGALAAHPGDAVMRFTADCPLLDPEIITLVASVYRAVPGLDYASTSIARTLPRGLDVEIIRAETLRTLDRLATGHHRVHVTSYAYTHPDLFRVLGVTLTPDRSALRLTLDTEQDWALVSAVADHFGDVSVPLAKLADWLDGQPRLRALNADVRQKRLEES comes from the coding sequence ATCGTCGGGATCGTGCAGGCCCGGATGGGCTCGTCGCGGCTACCCGGCAAGGTGCTCCGCCCGCTGGCCGGGCGGTCCGTGCTGGGCCGCGTCGTCCGCGCCGCCCGCGACAGCGGCGTCCTCGCCGATCTGGTGGTCGCGACGAGCACGGACACCGTCGACGACGCGGTGGTCGACGAGTGCCGGCGGCTCGGCGTGCCGTGCCATCGCGGGCCTGTCGACGACGTGCTGGGCCGGTTCGTGGGCGCGCTCGCCGCGCACCCCGGCGACGCGGTCATGCGGTTCACCGCCGACTGCCCGCTGCTCGACCCGGAGATCATCACGCTTGTCGCCTCGGTGTACCGGGCCGTGCCCGGCCTGGACTACGCGAGCACGTCGATCGCCCGGACCCTGCCCCGCGGCCTGGACGTCGAGATCATCCGTGCGGAGACCCTGCGTACCCTCGACCGGCTCGCCACCGGGCACCACCGGGTGCACGTCACCTCGTACGCGTACACCCATCCGGACCTGTTCCGGGTGCTCGGGGTGACCCTCACCCCGGACCGTTCGGCGCTGCGCCTGACCCTCGACACCGAGCAGGACTGGGCGCTGGTGAGCGCCGTCGCCGACCACTTCGGCGACGTCAGCGTGCCGCTGGCCAAGCTCGCCGACTGGCTCGACGGGCAACCCCGGCTGCGCGCGCTCAACGCCGACGTACGCCAGAAGCGGCTGGAGGAGTCCTGA
- a CDS encoding class I SAM-dependent methyltransferase, producing MTTETAPAGRITLPGGEMLAWSDLPKERLADGGPLAALAVRIVPPGARVLLAGPHDPALLDRLAHAEVTCLLRSHPDAVALAQRAARVVVGGPAGLPDDETYDVVIAAAGLDPVESVEGTRLGWNGVLARLVAAVRPGGALLLRLDNPLGLHRLVATTPWYAARDDSAWVIGGVLDQAHPANRDQLRERLTAAGLHLRACWAAYPDGATATALLDADQLDRGAGSGLFDAVLHGACAAAFGTATVLQDPARLAVDALHAGRAADLAPAWLMLARRPGGPTDPGADADLPVALAQTGQSGQPGTCVLEVLDGPSGWRWGHHAGADAGTTTAAAPFASREAAYRDPAALSGPVPTGRLLHTLLLDAALRRDLATLRTLLHGYAGWLAGQANADGRLAGAAALASTDNMVVDGDRYAVLDPSWRATDTLPGDVALARGLWRFAAALLTGGYAHPWSSTLDVAGLTVVLGGLAGHDLDRATVAEAVRTEAAVAATLHGLDAERRATLATELQAVEPTDPPVGAHSYQQLREAWLRQREEISRLAALTRWTDELLTSRERALRRAEAKIGLLSGSISYRVGRLAITPARLAKRGARAAKRRARAALAPRQEEQQ from the coding sequence GTGACGACTGAGACGGCACCCGCCGGCCGGATCACCCTGCCGGGCGGCGAGATGCTGGCCTGGTCCGACCTGCCGAAGGAGCGGTTGGCCGACGGGGGTCCCCTCGCCGCGCTGGCCGTCCGGATCGTGCCGCCCGGCGCCCGGGTCCTGCTGGCCGGCCCGCACGACCCGGCGCTGCTCGACCGGCTCGCCCACGCCGAGGTGACCTGCCTGCTGCGCAGCCACCCGGACGCGGTGGCGCTTGCCCAGCGGGCCGCCCGCGTGGTGGTGGGCGGCCCGGCCGGGCTGCCCGACGACGAGACGTACGACGTGGTGATCGCCGCCGCCGGGCTCGATCCGGTGGAGTCGGTGGAGGGCACCCGGCTGGGCTGGAACGGCGTGCTGGCACGGCTTGTCGCTGCGGTCCGCCCCGGCGGCGCGCTGCTGCTGCGCCTGGACAACCCGCTCGGTCTGCACCGGCTGGTCGCCACCACCCCCTGGTACGCCGCCCGCGACGACTCGGCCTGGGTCATCGGCGGCGTGCTGGACCAGGCGCACCCCGCCAACCGGGACCAGCTGCGCGAGCGGCTCACCGCCGCCGGGCTGCACCTGAGGGCCTGCTGGGCCGCGTACCCCGACGGCGCGACCGCGACGGCGCTGCTCGACGCCGACCAGCTCGACCGCGGCGCGGGCTCCGGGCTGTTCGACGCGGTGCTGCACGGCGCCTGTGCCGCGGCGTTCGGCACCGCCACAGTGCTCCAGGATCCGGCCCGGCTGGCGGTGGACGCCCTGCACGCCGGACGTGCCGCCGATCTCGCACCGGCCTGGCTGATGCTGGCCCGCCGACCGGGCGGACCCACCGACCCGGGCGCCGACGCGGACCTGCCGGTGGCGCTGGCGCAGACCGGGCAGTCCGGCCAGCCCGGGACCTGCGTGCTGGAGGTGCTCGACGGCCCGTCGGGCTGGCGGTGGGGCCACCACGCCGGCGCTGACGCCGGCACGACCACGGCGGCCGCGCCGTTCGCCAGCCGCGAAGCCGCCTACCGGGACCCGGCCGCGCTGTCCGGGCCGGTGCCGACCGGGCGGCTGCTGCACACCCTGCTGCTCGACGCCGCGCTGCGCCGCGACCTGGCGACGCTGCGCACACTCCTGCACGGGTACGCGGGCTGGCTCGCCGGCCAGGCCAACGCCGACGGCCGACTCGCCGGCGCGGCGGCGCTGGCCAGCACGGACAACATGGTGGTCGACGGGGACCGCTACGCGGTGCTCGACCCGAGCTGGCGGGCCACCGACACGCTGCCCGGCGACGTGGCGCTGGCCCGCGGCCTGTGGCGTTTCGCGGCGGCCCTGCTCACCGGCGGATACGCCCACCCGTGGTCGTCCACTCTCGACGTCGCGGGCCTGACCGTGGTACTCGGCGGGCTCGCCGGCCACGACCTGGACCGGGCGACTGTCGCCGAGGCGGTGCGGACCGAGGCGGCGGTCGCGGCCACCCTGCACGGGTTGGACGCCGAGCGGCGCGCGACCCTCGCCACCGAACTCCAGGCCGTCGAGCCGACCGACCCTCCGGTCGGCGCGCACAGCTACCAGCAGCTGCGCGAGGCGTGGCTGCGGCAACGCGAGGAGATCAGCCGACTCGCCGCCCTGACCCGGTGGACCGACGAGCTGCTCACCTCCCGGGAGCGGGCGCTACGCCGCGCCGAGGCGAAGATCGGCCTGCTCAGCGGGTCCATCAGCTACCGCGTCGGCCGGCTCGCCATCACCCCGGCCCGGCTGGCCAAGCGGGGTGCGCGTGCCGCGAAGCGGCGAGCCCGGGCGGCGCTCGCGCCGAGGCAGGAGGAGCAGCAGTGA
- a CDS encoding AMP-binding protein — MTVATPRPAAAGPEPAGVDNRLVVGGAPLTWRTLPTPTLPDPAAVLAHSAGHALAAARQHAVHGTELLLSTASRVDATMRAELLDAGFTVTVLDDDGVRPSAPARPRAAERGRLWLLTSGSTGRPKRVGHTLDTLTTVRADQPDRTWLCPYAPGTYAWWQVVTLSLTQPGQHLVVVEPDELDDWPVVAAAHGVDAASGTPTFWRRTLYRDAEALARVPLRQLTLGGEPVDQAILDQLREVFPAARISWIYASSEVGASIVVHDGRAGFPVEWLDRDTPGRPTLSVHDDELVVTSPYHGAGLAGPVRTGDRVQVVDGRVLITGRLDSDEINVGGSKVSAGVVRGVLTGHPGVAWARVTGRRAPVLGRMVVADVVLTPTAGPADPTDRPAAHVPDEAALVRWCADRLPEHAVPRRIRVLTEIPVKETLKSDV; from the coding sequence GTGACCGTCGCGACACCCCGCCCTGCCGCCGCCGGCCCGGAGCCGGCCGGTGTGGACAACCGGCTGGTCGTGGGCGGCGCCCCGCTGACCTGGCGGACGTTGCCGACGCCGACGCTGCCCGACCCCGCCGCCGTGCTGGCGCACTCCGCCGGGCACGCGCTCGCCGCCGCGCGGCAGCACGCCGTGCACGGCACCGAGCTGCTGCTCAGCACCGCGAGCCGCGTCGACGCGACGATGCGCGCCGAGCTGCTGGACGCCGGGTTCACCGTCACAGTCCTCGACGACGACGGCGTACGCCCCAGCGCGCCGGCCCGACCGCGTGCCGCCGAGCGGGGCCGGCTGTGGCTGCTCACCTCCGGCTCCACGGGGCGTCCCAAGCGGGTCGGCCACACCCTCGACACGCTGACCACGGTGCGGGCCGACCAGCCCGACCGGACGTGGCTGTGCCCCTACGCCCCCGGCACGTACGCCTGGTGGCAGGTCGTGACCCTGTCGCTGACCCAGCCCGGTCAGCACCTCGTGGTCGTCGAGCCGGACGAGCTTGACGACTGGCCCGTTGTCGCCGCCGCGCACGGGGTCGACGCCGCGTCCGGCACGCCCACCTTCTGGCGGCGCACCCTCTACCGGGACGCCGAGGCGCTGGCCCGGGTGCCGCTGCGCCAGCTCACCCTGGGCGGGGAGCCTGTGGACCAGGCGATCCTGGACCAGCTGCGGGAGGTCTTTCCCGCCGCGCGGATCTCCTGGATCTACGCGTCCTCGGAGGTGGGAGCGTCAATCGTGGTGCACGACGGACGGGCCGGGTTCCCGGTCGAGTGGCTGGACCGGGACACCCCGGGCCGGCCCACCCTCTCCGTCCACGACGACGAGTTGGTCGTCACCTCCCCGTACCACGGGGCCGGGCTGGCCGGCCCGGTCCGCACCGGGGACCGGGTGCAGGTCGTCGACGGTCGGGTGCTGATCACCGGCCGGCTCGACTCCGACGAGATCAACGTCGGCGGGAGCAAGGTCTCCGCCGGTGTGGTCCGCGGCGTGCTGACCGGGCACCCCGGCGTTGCCTGGGCCCGGGTCACCGGCCGACGGGCCCCGGTGCTCGGCCGGATGGTGGTCGCCGACGTGGTCCTCACGCCTACCGCCGGTCCCGCCGACCCGACCGACCGTCCGGCCGCCCACGTGCCGGACGAGGCGGCGCTGGTCCGGTGGTGTGCCGACCGGCTGCCCGAGCACGCGGTGCCCCGCCGGATCCGCGTGCTGACCGAGATCCCCGTCAAGGAGACCCTGAAGAGCGATGTCTGA
- a CDS encoding GNAT family N-acetyltransferase, with product MLREATADDVHLMLSWRNQETNRQVSKTSHEITAEEHARWWSAVRDDPTRRVLVYVRDDTPCGVVTFFDLRFDGPRTGAWGFYLDADGLAERDETLPAWLAVMREAVEYAFDGLHLERLDGEVLEHNTVVRQMNRRFRFVEGTPLQELSDGREITVIPISLARDDRRQR from the coding sequence GTGCTGCGCGAAGCGACGGCGGACGACGTTCATCTGATGTTGTCCTGGCGTAATCAGGAAACCAACCGTCAGGTCAGCAAGACCAGCCACGAAATCACCGCCGAGGAGCACGCCAGGTGGTGGTCGGCGGTGCGCGACGACCCGACGCGGCGGGTGCTGGTGTACGTCCGCGACGACACGCCCTGCGGCGTGGTCACCTTCTTCGACCTGCGGTTCGACGGCCCACGGACCGGCGCGTGGGGCTTCTACCTGGACGCCGACGGGCTGGCCGAGCGGGACGAGACGCTGCCGGCCTGGCTCGCGGTGATGCGCGAGGCCGTGGAGTACGCCTTCGACGGGCTGCACCTGGAGCGGCTCGACGGGGAGGTGTTGGAACACAACACCGTCGTGCGGCAGATGAACAGGCGTTTCCGATTCGTCGAGGGCACGCCGCTACAGGAACTGTCCGACGGTCGGGAAATCACCGTCATCCCGATTTCACTGGCCCGCGACGACCGCCGCCAACGCTGA
- a CDS encoding DegT/DnrJ/EryC1/StrS family aminotransferase — MTGMLPYGRQSITEDDIAAVADVLRGDWLTTGPQVDAFEADLARWTGGVGVASVSNGTAALHVAYAAAGVGPGDEVVVPPMTFVATASSAVALGATIVFADVEDETFCLDPAAAADAVTSRTAVVAAVDYAGHPADYDALRTALVGSDALLLADAAHSIGGTYHGRPVGSLADLTTFSFFPTKNLTTAEGGAVAALDPEILERARRFRGVGVVRDRAELRFPDEGGWHQEVHEFGLNYRLPDVLCALGRSQLRRLAAFKARRSALVARYDEALADLDGVLPPTRRSWADPAWHLYPIRVLDGRRREVYDRLRAAGIGVQVNYLPVHWHPAFADLGYRRGSCPVAESFYSQQLSLPLYPGLSDADQERVIDALTAVLRGSAVRSAA, encoded by the coding sequence ATGACGGGGATGCTCCCGTACGGCCGGCAGTCGATCACCGAGGACGACATCGCGGCAGTCGCCGACGTGCTGCGCGGCGACTGGCTCACCACCGGGCCGCAGGTCGACGCGTTCGAGGCCGACCTCGCGCGGTGGACCGGCGGGGTGGGCGTCGCAAGCGTCTCCAACGGCACCGCGGCGCTGCACGTGGCGTACGCGGCCGCCGGGGTGGGACCGGGCGACGAGGTGGTGGTCCCGCCGATGACGTTCGTGGCCACTGCCAGCAGCGCCGTCGCCCTCGGCGCGACCATCGTGTTCGCCGACGTCGAGGACGAGACGTTCTGCCTCGACCCGGCCGCGGCGGCCGACGCGGTCACCTCGCGGACCGCTGTCGTCGCCGCTGTCGACTACGCCGGCCACCCGGCCGACTACGACGCCCTCCGCACGGCGCTCGTGGGCTCGGACGCGTTGCTGCTCGCCGACGCGGCGCACTCGATCGGCGGGACGTACCACGGCCGCCCGGTCGGGTCGCTCGCCGACCTGACCACGTTCTCGTTCTTCCCCACGAAGAACCTGACCACCGCCGAGGGCGGCGCCGTCGCCGCGCTCGACCCGGAGATCCTGGAGCGGGCCCGCCGGTTCCGCGGCGTCGGTGTGGTCCGCGACCGTGCCGAGCTGCGGTTCCCCGACGAGGGTGGCTGGCACCAGGAGGTGCACGAGTTCGGGCTGAACTACCGCCTGCCCGATGTGCTGTGCGCCCTGGGCCGCAGCCAGCTCCGCCGGCTCGCCGCGTTCAAGGCCCGCCGCAGCGCGCTTGTCGCCCGCTACGACGAGGCGCTGGCCGACCTGGACGGCGTACTGCCGCCGACCCGCAGGTCGTGGGCCGACCCGGCCTGGCACCTCTACCCGATCCGGGTGCTCGACGGGCGTCGCCGCGAGGTGTACGACCGGCTGCGCGCCGCCGGCATCGGCGTCCAGGTCAACTACCTGCCTGTGCACTGGCACCCCGCCTTCGCCGACCTGGGCTACCGCCGCGGATCCTGCCCGGTGGCCGAGTCGTTCTACTCCCAGCAGCTGTCGCTGCCGCTGTACCCGGGACTCAGCGACGCCGACCAGGAACGCGTCATCGACGCGTTGACCGCGGTCCTGCGCGGCAGCGCGGTGCGTTCCGCCGCCTGA
- the pseI gene encoding pseudaminic acid synthase codes for MTATIKIGPHAVGAGERPFVVAEMSGNHNGDLDRALAIVDAVAESGAHALKLQTYRPDTITIDVDTPAFRISSGHELWGGENLYRLYERAHTPYEWHAPIFARARERGLTVFSSPFDATAVELLESLDAPAYKIASSELVDLPLIRLVASTGKPMVISTGMATVAEIDAAVRTARDGGAAGIVLLACTASYPAPPADSNLRRLPVLAGAFDVAVGLSDHTPGIGVAVASVALGACFIEKHVTLDRADGGVDSDFSLNPAELTALVAESGRAYAALGGTAIGPTPAEREGLRFRRSLFVVEDVRAGDPVTARNVRSIRPAGGLAPVEIDRVLGRTFTTDVPRGTPLSWDLI; via the coding sequence ATGACGGCGACAATCAAGATCGGACCGCACGCGGTCGGTGCCGGGGAGCGACCCTTCGTGGTCGCCGAGATGTCCGGTAACCACAACGGCGACCTGGACCGGGCGCTTGCCATCGTCGACGCGGTGGCCGAGAGCGGGGCGCACGCGCTCAAACTCCAGACGTACCGGCCGGACACGATCACGATCGACGTCGACACCCCGGCCTTCCGCATCTCCAGCGGTCACGAGCTGTGGGGCGGGGAGAACCTGTACCGCCTCTACGAGCGGGCGCACACCCCGTACGAGTGGCACGCACCGATCTTCGCGCGGGCCCGTGAGCGCGGACTGACTGTCTTCTCGTCACCGTTCGACGCGACAGCTGTGGAGCTGCTGGAGTCGCTGGACGCGCCGGCGTACAAGATCGCTTCGTCGGAGCTGGTGGACCTTCCGTTGATCCGGTTGGTGGCCAGCACCGGCAAGCCGATGGTGATCTCGACCGGGATGGCGACGGTGGCCGAGATCGACGCCGCCGTGCGGACCGCCCGCGACGGTGGCGCGGCGGGCATCGTGTTGCTGGCCTGCACCGCGTCCTACCCGGCGCCGCCCGCCGACAGCAACCTGCGCCGCCTGCCCGTGCTTGCCGGCGCGTTCGACGTCGCGGTCGGGCTCTCCGACCACACGCCCGGCATCGGCGTGGCGGTGGCCTCGGTGGCGCTGGGCGCGTGCTTCATCGAGAAGCACGTGACCCTGGACCGGGCCGACGGCGGCGTGGACTCGGACTTCTCGCTGAACCCGGCGGAGCTGACGGCGCTTGTCGCCGAGTCGGGTCGGGCGTACGCGGCGCTGGGCGGCACCGCGATCGGCCCGACACCTGCCGAGCGCGAGGGGCTGCGGTTCCGCCGTTCGCTGTTCGTGGTCGAGGACGTGCGGGCCGGCGACCCGGTGACCGCGCGCAACGTCCGGTCGATCCGGCCGGCCGGCGGGCTGGCCCCGGTGGAGATCGACCGGGTGCTGGGCCGCACCTTCACCACCGACGTCCCGCGCGGCACCCCGCTGAGCTGGGACCTGATCTGA
- a CDS encoding acyl carrier protein translates to MNELSRAQIRDLMAQVLKNQDKELPADDAAQLRDIGFRSLDFSELALRVEDETGEELNFDAPGLRRIATVSDVLDFLVELQRQ, encoded by the coding sequence ATGAACGAATTGAGTCGCGCGCAGATCCGCGACCTCATGGCTCAGGTGTTGAAGAACCAGGACAAGGAGCTGCCCGCCGACGACGCGGCGCAGCTGCGCGACATCGGCTTCCGCTCTCTGGACTTCTCCGAGCTGGCCCTGCGGGTGGAGGACGAGACGGGGGAGGAGCTCAACTTCGACGCCCCCGGCCTGCGCCGCATCGCCACCGTCTCCGACGTCCTCGACTTCCTCGTCGAGTTGCAGCGGCAGTGA
- the pseB gene encoding UDP-N-acetylglucosamine 4,6-dehydratase (inverting), giving the protein MSELNGSSILITGGTGSFGRTFLRHILTEADPARVVVFSRDELKQYELRQQLGDDPRLRWFIGDIRDRHRLTRAMHGVDHVVHAAALKQVDTAEYNPSEFIATNITGSQHVVDAAIEAGVKKVIALSTDKASSPINLYGATKLVGDKLFVSANHYAAHHPTRFSVVRYGNVVGSRGSVVPLFHRLAAEGKSLPITDKRMTRFWITLEQAVQFVMDSFDQMQGGELFVPRIPSMRILDLVEAVAPDATTHEIGIRPGEKLHEEMIAPDDSRRTLRAKDRYIVQPTIAGWGYQPPVDCEPVPDGFAYQSDTNDEWLSVEQLRVMLGLTA; this is encoded by the coding sequence TTGAGTGAGTTGAATGGATCGTCCATTCTGATCACCGGGGGAACGGGTTCCTTCGGCAGGACCTTCCTCCGGCACATCCTCACCGAGGCCGACCCCGCCCGGGTGGTGGTCTTCTCCCGCGACGAGCTCAAGCAGTACGAGCTGCGCCAGCAGCTCGGCGACGACCCGCGCCTGCGCTGGTTCATCGGCGACATCCGGGACCGGCACCGCCTCACCCGGGCGATGCACGGCGTGGACCACGTGGTGCACGCCGCCGCCCTCAAGCAGGTGGACACGGCGGAGTACAACCCCTCCGAGTTCATCGCCACCAACATCACCGGCTCGCAGCACGTGGTCGACGCCGCGATCGAGGCCGGCGTCAAGAAGGTCATCGCGCTCTCCACGGACAAGGCGTCCAGCCCGATCAACCTGTACGGCGCCACCAAGCTCGTCGGCGACAAGCTGTTCGTCTCGGCCAACCACTACGCCGCGCACCACCCGACCCGGTTCTCGGTCGTCCGCTACGGCAACGTGGTCGGCAGCCGCGGTTCGGTCGTCCCGCTGTTCCACCGGCTGGCCGCCGAGGGCAAGAGCCTGCCGATCACCGACAAGCGAATGACCCGGTTCTGGATCACCCTGGAGCAGGCCGTCCAGTTCGTCATGGACTCGTTCGACCAGATGCAGGGCGGCGAGCTGTTCGTGCCGCGCATTCCCAGCATGCGCATCCTGGACCTGGTCGAGGCCGTCGCCCCGGACGCCACCACCCACGAGATCGGCATCCGGCCCGGCGAGAAGCTGCACGAGGAGATGATCGCCCCGGACGACAGCCGGCGGACGCTGCGCGCCAAGGACCGCTACATCGTCCAGCCGACGATCGCCGGCTGGGGCTACCAGCCGCCCGTCGACTGCGAGCCGGTGCCGGACGGCTTCGCGTACCAGTCGGACACCAACGACGAGTGGCTCAGCGTGGAGCAGCTGCGCGTGATGCTCGGCCTCACCGCATGA
- a CDS encoding glycosyltransferase family 2 protein has protein sequence MVNEPTNAPLLSIVVPVYGVEAYLYQCLESIRADIPAGESDAVELIAVDDASPDGCATMLRSYAAGRDGVRVVHLSSNVGLGLARNAGLDVATGRYVWFVDSDDWLPPGTIAAVLDRLREHQPDVLMLDHLRVHEDGRREVDASSHLLRGVPGVVRMADQPQLLRVQHTAWNKVVRRAFLDELELRFHPGWYEDIPFSHPLLIGAEKISVLDRVCYLYRQGRQGAITSTRSGRHFDAFSQYERLMDWVRRRHPDDGGLHAELFQLMISHYLVVVGNDDRLHPHLRRAFFHRVAEHYRRYLPADGYPMPAGVTGLKHRLVGRGDWLAYSALRQAHRVAGRFRRPDPAGGADRSAGSPSADDDPSRPATPTSGSDAGHADGAVTTERSGALAGGRVP, from the coding sequence GTGGTCAATGAGCCGACGAACGCGCCGCTGCTGAGCATCGTCGTGCCCGTCTACGGCGTCGAGGCGTACCTGTACCAGTGCCTCGAGTCGATCCGGGCGGACATCCCAGCGGGCGAGTCGGACGCGGTCGAGCTGATCGCCGTCGACGACGCCTCGCCCGACGGCTGCGCAACGATGCTGCGCTCGTACGCCGCCGGCCGCGACGGCGTCCGCGTCGTACACCTGAGCAGCAACGTGGGTCTGGGCCTGGCCCGCAACGCGGGCCTCGACGTGGCCACCGGCCGGTACGTCTGGTTCGTCGACAGCGACGACTGGTTGCCGCCGGGCACCATCGCGGCGGTGCTGGACCGGCTGCGCGAGCACCAACCCGACGTGCTGATGCTGGACCACCTGCGGGTGCACGAGGACGGGCGGCGCGAGGTCGACGCGAGCAGCCACCTGCTGCGTGGGGTGCCGGGCGTGGTCCGGATGGCCGACCAGCCGCAGTTGCTGCGGGTGCAGCACACCGCGTGGAACAAGGTCGTCCGCCGGGCCTTCCTCGACGAGTTGGAGCTGCGCTTCCACCCCGGCTGGTACGAGGACATCCCGTTCAGCCATCCCCTGCTGATCGGCGCGGAGAAGATCTCCGTGCTGGACCGGGTCTGCTACCTCTACCGGCAGGGCCGCCAGGGCGCGATCACCTCCACCCGCAGCGGCCGGCACTTCGACGCGTTCAGCCAGTACGAACGGTTGATGGACTGGGTCCGCCGCCGGCACCCGGACGACGGGGGCCTGCACGCCGAGCTGTTCCAGTTGATGATCAGCCACTACCTGGTGGTGGTCGGCAACGACGACCGGCTGCACCCGCACCTGCGGCGGGCCTTCTTCCACCGGGTCGCCGAGCACTACCGCCGTTACCTGCCCGCCGACGGCTATCCGATGCCCGCGGGCGTGACCGGGCTCAAGCACCGCCTGGTGGGGCGCGGTGACTGGCTGGCGTACTCGGCGTTGCGGCAGGCCCACCGGGTCGCGGGGCGGTTCCGCCGACCCGACCCGGCCGGCGGCGCCGACCGGAGCGCGGGGTCGCCGTCGGCCGACGACGATCCTTCCCGACCGGCGACGCCCACCAGCGGGTCGGACGCCGGGCACGCCGACGGAGCGGTCACGACGGAGCGGTCGGGCGCGCTGGCCGGCGGTCGCGTGCCGTGA
- a CDS encoding SDR family NAD(P)-dependent oxidoreductase, giving the protein MSDPADTQLVPPSSVVLVSGGSRGLGLAIVTDLLDAGVRVAAFARTVTPELEKLAAEHPDRVHVGAVDVTDLRAAQGFVREVEQRLGPIDGLVNNAAVGQDSLHVHTATDDIARIIETNLTAPLQLTRLVIRRMLGKGLRGRIVNITSICAQRGFPGLVAYSATKGGMDAATRSLARELGGRMLVNAVAPGFFASEMSAVLGPTQLDQIVRRTPTGHLTEPVEVVPVVRMLLRDQTNINGQVIVVDGAASI; this is encoded by the coding sequence ATGTCTGACCCCGCCGACACCCAGCTCGTACCCCCCAGCTCCGTGGTCCTCGTCTCCGGCGGTTCCCGAGGGCTGGGCCTGGCCATCGTCACCGACCTGCTCGACGCGGGCGTACGGGTGGCCGCGTTCGCCCGTACCGTCACCCCGGAGTTGGAGAAGCTCGCCGCCGAGCACCCCGACCGGGTGCACGTCGGCGCTGTCGACGTCACCGACCTGCGTGCCGCCCAGGGCTTCGTCCGGGAGGTGGAGCAGCGTCTCGGCCCCATCGACGGCCTCGTCAACAACGCCGCCGTCGGGCAGGACTCCCTGCACGTGCACACCGCCACCGACGACATCGCCCGGATCATCGAGACCAACCTGACCGCGCCACTGCAACTGACCCGGCTGGTGATCCGCCGGATGCTCGGCAAGGGGCTGCGCGGGCGGATCGTCAACATCACCTCGATCTGTGCGCAACGTGGCTTCCCGGGCCTGGTCGCGTACTCGGCCACCAAGGGCGGAATGGACGCCGCGACCCGCTCGCTCGCCCGGGAACTCGGCGGGCGGATGCTTGTCAACGCGGTCGCGCCAGGCTTCTTCGCCTCGGAGATGTCCGCCGTGCTCGGCCCGACCCAGCTCGACCAGATCGTGCGGCGCACCCCCACCGGCCATCTGACCGAGCCGGTGGAGGTCGTGCCTGTGGTGCGGATGCTGCTGCGCGACCAGACCAACATCAACGGCCAGGTCATCGTGGTGGACGGTGCCGCCTCCATCTGA